Proteins co-encoded in one Christiangramia fulva genomic window:
- a CDS encoding GIY-YIG nuclease family protein, protein MGDFFMEELVTYVLYSKKFDKIYIGFTSSIIQRFYSHNLLATKGYTIKFRPWMVILVEFHKSKTEALKREKFLKSGKGREMIKTQILPNYI, encoded by the coding sequence TTGGGGGATTTTTTTATGGAAGAATTGGTGACTTACGTGCTGTATTCCAAGAAATTCGATAAAATATACATCGGGTTCACTTCTTCTATCATTCAAAGATTCTACTCTCATAACCTGCTGGCCACCAAAGGTTATACGATAAAATTCCGGCCGTGGATGGTGATTTTAGTTGAATTTCACAAATCTAAAACCGAAGCATTAAAAAGGGAAAAATTTCTCAAATCAGGTAAAGGGCGTGAAATGATCAAAACACAAATTTTACCCAATTACATATAG
- a CDS encoding peptidase domain-containing ABC transporter: MDKLKPFQRFTGLLKLERKDFLQIFYYAIFAGLVSLSVPLGIQAIVNLMQGARISTSWFVLVILVTLGVAFVGVLQLMQIRILENVQQKIFTRASFEFIYRFPKIKMEELRNFYPPELANRFFDVLTVQKGLSKVIIDFPSALVQVFFGLILLSLYHPFFIIYGFLLVFLIYIGFKITGKRGLDASIEESKYKYRIAHWIQEVARTLISFKISGLTNLAISKNDRILNDYLDARESHFQVLKIQFIQLIIFKVLVTAGLLAIGGILVLNQQMNIGQFVAAEIIILLIIGSIEKIIVGLESFYDILTSLEKMGQVVDKKLEDQTGEEPFKIGEPLNIELDSVNYTGFNEKKILKNCNLKIRQGDKILLKGANGAGKSTLLKMVAGLIQPNIGEIYVNDISLKSIKLNHYRALLGHSIAEESPFEGTILENITLGELNIPKQDIQWALDKTGLQEFVKQQPKGLNTMIYPEGIQMPYSISRKIILARSIVKRPSLLILNEPLDQLDQEEENRIIEFLFNKENNWSILVSSKDEKWEKYCDQVICLENGKIKSNT; encoded by the coding sequence ATGGATAAATTAAAACCATTTCAGAGATTCACCGGCCTTTTAAAGCTGGAGCGAAAGGATTTTCTTCAAATCTTTTATTATGCCATCTTCGCCGGACTGGTGAGCCTTTCGGTTCCGCTGGGAATTCAGGCTATAGTGAACCTTATGCAGGGAGCCCGAATTTCTACTTCCTGGTTTGTACTGGTAATCTTGGTTACGCTGGGCGTCGCTTTTGTAGGTGTACTTCAGTTAATGCAGATAAGGATTTTAGAAAACGTTCAGCAAAAGATCTTCACCAGGGCTTCTTTTGAATTTATTTACCGTTTTCCGAAGATCAAAATGGAGGAACTGCGCAATTTTTATCCGCCAGAACTGGCCAACCGCTTCTTTGATGTACTTACGGTACAGAAAGGCCTTTCCAAGGTGATCATCGATTTTCCCTCAGCGCTTGTACAGGTATTTTTTGGGCTGATCTTACTTTCGTTATACCATCCATTCTTTATTATTTACGGATTCCTTCTGGTGTTCCTTATTTACATAGGTTTCAAAATTACCGGGAAGAGGGGGCTTGATGCCAGCATCGAAGAATCTAAATATAAATATCGCATCGCTCATTGGATCCAGGAAGTTGCCAGAACCCTTATTAGTTTCAAAATTTCAGGATTAACCAATCTTGCCATTTCGAAAAATGACCGAATACTGAATGATTACCTGGATGCCAGAGAAAGCCATTTCCAGGTTCTGAAAATTCAGTTTATACAACTTATCATTTTTAAAGTTCTGGTTACGGCCGGTCTGCTTGCCATAGGTGGTATTCTTGTTCTCAATCAGCAAATGAATATTGGGCAGTTTGTCGCGGCTGAAATTATCATTCTTCTCATTATAGGTTCTATTGAAAAGATAATAGTAGGACTGGAATCCTTCTACGATATATTGACTTCCTTAGAGAAAATGGGTCAGGTAGTCGATAAAAAACTGGAAGACCAGACGGGGGAAGAACCTTTTAAAATTGGGGAACCTCTGAATATTGAATTAGACAGCGTTAATTATACAGGTTTTAATGAAAAAAAGATCCTGAAGAACTGTAATTTAAAGATCAGGCAGGGAGACAAAATTTTGCTGAAAGGAGCAAATGGAGCGGGTAAATCTACTTTACTTAAGATGGTGGCAGGCCTTATTCAGCCGAATATCGGGGAAATTTATGTAAATGATATTTCACTGAAAAGCATTAAACTAAACCACTACAGGGCCCTACTTGGACATTCTATTGCCGAAGAATCTCCATTTGAAGGCACTATACTTGAAAACATCACTTTGGGAGAACTAAATATTCCGAAACAAGATATTCAATGGGCCCTTGATAAAACCGGTTTACAGGAGTTTGTAAAACAGCAGCCAAAAGGCCTTAATACTATGATCTATCCTGAGGGTATCCAGATGCCTTATTCAATTTCCAGGAAAATCATTCTCGCGCGTAGCATTGTAAAGCGGCCGTCTTTACTGATCCTGAACGAGCCGCTGGACCAGTTGGATCAAGAGGAAGAAAACAGGATCATCGAATTTTTATTTAACAAAGAAAATAACTGGTCGATTCTTGTTTCCAGCAAAGACGAAAAATGGGAAAAATATTGTGACCAGGTTATCTGTTTAGAAAACGGAAAAATTAAATCTAACACCTAA
- a CDS encoding cytochrome c oxidase assembly protein: protein MSFEEYIFWSRNWSSAWAVACFIALGVFTIWFRPGWRRFFTMLAAILGIYVVFGSPLNHLLEFGLHSMAMIQHVVIIMLVPLLLWIAFKGEYIPKQSEVAVKRNFVLLAWFAGTSSMWIAHFLSAAKISAETGLVICGISASSSSFAVQIPNSLLLGVVLIAGIFFLTPVFSRNPKHQIRPLSAVIYLFTACVSCSLLGLWVAFSAGASQAVHAAPLLTTIRNPIPMTLVQDQELAGMIMWVPGCVMYVATSVYIALTWLEETKHEKIISEKEVIQNRK, encoded by the coding sequence ATGAGTTTTGAAGAATATATTTTTTGGTCACGAAACTGGTCTTCAGCCTGGGCTGTTGCATGTTTTATAGCACTGGGTGTATTTACGATCTGGTTTAGGCCTGGCTGGCGAAGATTTTTCACTATGCTGGCAGCAATTCTTGGTATTTATGTGGTTTTCGGCTCACCTTTAAATCATCTTCTGGAATTTGGCCTTCATAGTATGGCCATGATACAACATGTAGTAATTATCATGCTGGTGCCTTTGCTTTTGTGGATAGCCTTCAAAGGAGAGTATATTCCGAAACAAAGTGAGGTAGCAGTTAAAAGAAATTTTGTGCTGCTGGCATGGTTTGCCGGAACTTCTTCAATGTGGATTGCCCACTTCCTGAGTGCCGCAAAGATTTCTGCAGAAACCGGACTCGTGATCTGCGGAATAAGTGCTTCGAGCTCCAGTTTTGCTGTCCAGATTCCAAATTCGTTATTATTAGGAGTGGTACTGATTGCCGGAATATTTTTCCTGACCCCCGTTTTTAGCCGAAATCCTAAACATCAAATAAGACCCTTATCAGCTGTAATTTATCTTTTTACTGCCTGTGTAAGCTGTTCGCTTCTTGGCCTCTGGGTGGCTTTTTCAGCCGGGGCATCCCAGGCAGTTCATGCGGCTCCACTTTTAACTACCATTAGAAATCCAATTCCCATGACGCTGGTTCAGGATCAGGAGCTGGCGGGAATGATCATGTGGGTTCCGGGTTGTGTGATGTATGTGGCTACTTCAGTATATATTGCGCTGACCTGGCTTGAAGAAACAAAACATGAAAAGATAATTTCAGAAAAAGAAGTTATACAAAATAGAAAATAA
- a CDS encoding cupin domain-containing protein: MIYASLTKDLEYNDKKPAVTVLLDTDTTRELRIIMKKGQVMKEHQTPYPIVVEIFEGQITFGANGESHKLKKGDLVYLEGAVPHILKAEVDSTVRLSLSKSDSAERVKGVADNSSK; the protein is encoded by the coding sequence ATGATATACGCTTCATTAACAAAAGATCTGGAATATAATGATAAAAAACCTGCAGTAACCGTGCTTTTAGATACCGATACCACCCGGGAATTAAGGATAATCATGAAAAAAGGACAGGTTATGAAGGAGCATCAAACTCCCTACCCCATTGTCGTGGAGATCTTTGAAGGCCAGATAACTTTTGGTGCCAATGGAGAAAGCCATAAGCTTAAAAAAGGAGATCTGGTTTACCTGGAAGGCGCCGTACCGCATATTCTCAAAGCTGAAGTAGACAGCACAGTGAGATTAAGTCTTTCAAAATCTGATTCGGCAGAAAGGGTAAAAGGAGTAGCCGATAATTCTTCTAAGTAA
- a CDS encoding cytochrome c oxidase subunit 3 produces MKDKGKLLALLFIGSEAFFFLTLLMTYIYFRRDTLIHDSVAPHLNVKRAAFLTICLVTSSVTFMLSKKSLFKNKIRRFKIGMFITMLLAAIFLLGQGKEYYDLYKKQITISRDIFGSNFFTLTGFHGLHVFLGLTCISLLFAFSFSKFKIVTKAGINGVEVYWHFVDGVWLFIFFYVYITPLL; encoded by the coding sequence ATGAAAGATAAAGGAAAATTACTGGCGCTATTATTTATAGGTTCGGAAGCCTTCTTTTTTCTGACCCTTTTGATGACTTATATCTATTTTAGAAGGGATACCCTTATTCATGATTCGGTTGCGCCACATTTGAATGTGAAAAGAGCTGCTTTCCTCACAATTTGCCTTGTTACCAGCAGTGTGACGTTCATGTTGAGCAAAAAATCACTTTTTAAAAACAAGATCAGGCGTTTTAAAATTGGAATGTTCATAACCATGCTCCTTGCGGCCATTTTTCTTTTAGGCCAGGGGAAAGAATATTACGATCTCTATAAAAAACAGATTACAATCAGCCGTGATATTTTTGGCTCTAACTTTTTTACGCTTACTGGCTTTCATGGTCTTCACGTATTCCTGGGCCTTACCTGTATAAGTTTACTTTTTGCATTCTCATTTAGTAAATTTAAAATAGTTACTAAAGCAGGGATCAATGGTGTAGAGGTTTACTGGCATTTTGTAGACGGAGTATGGTTGTTTATTTTCTTTTATGTTTATATAACACCCTTATTATGA
- a CDS encoding TetR/AcrR family transcriptional regulator, translated as MDALLKNLKISVSENLYLKDPESTALGKKIIGNGILLIDEIGFEKFTFKKLGKEINSNESSIYRYFENKHKFLVYITNWFWGWKEYQLTFSTYGIQDPQQKLMTAIEVMAQPVEEDMRFQHINEIALNNIIINESSKSYLTKTVDEENKEGHFMLYKRLVKRLSDMIVEVNAGYEFPFSLATTIIDGVLHQHFLRQHFSSITDPIEEVTPSMFYKTMASGLLKLENG; from the coding sequence ATGGATGCTTTGCTCAAAAATTTAAAAATTTCCGTTAGTGAAAATCTGTACCTGAAAGATCCTGAATCAACTGCCTTAGGAAAGAAAATTATTGGTAACGGAATTTTACTGATCGATGAGATCGGATTTGAAAAATTCACCTTCAAGAAACTGGGAAAGGAGATCAATTCAAATGAAAGTTCGATCTATCGCTATTTTGAAAACAAACATAAATTTCTGGTATACATCACTAACTGGTTCTGGGGCTGGAAGGAATATCAGCTTACTTTTTCTACCTACGGCATCCAGGATCCACAGCAAAAATTGATGACTGCCATAGAAGTTATGGCGCAGCCGGTAGAAGAGGATATGCGTTTTCAGCATATTAATGAGATCGCGCTTAATAATATTATCATTAATGAATCTTCGAAATCTTATCTCACAAAAACAGTGGATGAAGAGAATAAAGAAGGTCATTTCATGCTTTATAAAAGGCTGGTTAAAAGGCTTAGCGATATGATTGTTGAGGTGAATGCTGGCTATGAATTTCCTTTTTCCCTCGCCACCACTATTATTGACGGAGTGCTGCACCAGCATTTTCTCAGGCAACATTTTAGCAGTATTACCGATCCCATTGAAGAAGTTACGCCCTCGATGTTCTATAAAACAATGGCCTCAGGTTTATTAAAATTAGAAAATGGATAA
- a CDS encoding STAS/SEC14 domain-containing protein, with the protein MIKDLEIREEKIIYSKVTGELQKGDIKKMHPLIHQLIEKDNKIRWYFEMVDFEGWDLKGFYEDVKMDASHANDYEKIAMVGDKKWEDMLAKAMKPFTTAEVKFFELNQKDMAWEWIRS; encoded by the coding sequence ATGATTAAAGATTTAGAAATTCGCGAAGAAAAGATCATTTATTCCAAAGTTACAGGAGAACTTCAAAAAGGGGATATAAAAAAAATGCATCCGCTAATCCACCAGCTTATAGAAAAAGATAATAAGATAAGGTGGTATTTTGAAATGGTCGATTTTGAAGGTTGGGACCTTAAAGGATTTTACGAAGATGTAAAGATGGATGCCAGTCATGCTAACGATTACGAGAAAATTGCCATGGTTGGAGATAAAAAATGGGAAGATATGCTCGCTAAAGCAATGAAACCTTTTACTACGGCTGAGGTGAAATTCTTCGAACTTAATCAAAAAGATATGGCCTGGGAGTGGATACGATCCTAA
- a CDS encoding TolC family protein: protein MKKLILVLLLLSGLTHGVFAQEPDTLKLDFKEYLSIVKKYHPLVKQASLIVEEGNFKLMKARGAFDPKLEADLTEKDYKSTEYYNLLGAAFKIPTYYGLELNAKYEQNSGKYLNQQNLVPEEGLFSAGVSLDVTNGIFLSERMAALKQAKIYREQSAMKKDLMSAEILYDASKAYFEWFAAHQELLLYQEFLRNAEFRLKSVKISFKLGDKPAVDTLEANIAYNNREIGLQQAELDYLKASLKLSNYLWAENDIPLEITSLVKPNENLFEEVNEMWLENEITASENILQNPKIRYLEYNVAINDVEKRLRANKLLPNINLSYNFLTEQPQDWQRLNTEDYKFGFKFSLPLFMRKERGDLQLAKLELESSNYELISARQEIQNKLRSLQMEINSFRNQGFKIKGLVADYGKLVTAEQRKFELGDSSLFLVNSRENSFVSAKLKEISVIVKYLKSQAELQKVTANF from the coding sequence ATGAAAAAACTAATTCTCGTTTTATTATTGCTGTCGGGCCTGACTCACGGAGTTTTCGCACAGGAACCAGATACCTTAAAACTTGATTTTAAAGAGTATCTAAGCATCGTTAAGAAATATCATCCGCTGGTGAAACAGGCAAGCCTAATAGTGGAAGAAGGTAATTTTAAGTTAATGAAGGCCAGGGGCGCTTTTGATCCTAAATTAGAAGCCGATCTTACAGAAAAAGACTATAAATCCACCGAATATTACAACCTGTTAGGCGCGGCATTTAAGATCCCTACTTATTACGGATTGGAACTGAATGCGAAGTACGAGCAAAATTCTGGCAAATATCTAAATCAGCAAAACCTGGTTCCCGAAGAAGGCCTTTTTTCGGCGGGAGTTTCGCTAGATGTCACAAACGGAATATTTCTCAGCGAACGTATGGCGGCTTTGAAGCAGGCAAAAATATATCGCGAACAGTCCGCAATGAAAAAAGACCTTATGTCAGCAGAAATTTTATATGATGCTTCCAAAGCATATTTTGAATGGTTTGCCGCGCACCAGGAATTACTGCTGTATCAGGAATTTTTAAGAAATGCCGAATTCAGATTGAAATCGGTAAAAATTTCCTTCAAGCTCGGTGACAAGCCCGCTGTGGATACCCTGGAGGCTAATATTGCCTATAATAACCGTGAAATCGGGTTGCAGCAGGCAGAACTTGATTATTTAAAAGCATCTTTAAAATTATCAAATTACCTGTGGGCAGAAAATGATATTCCTTTAGAGATCACTTCTTTAGTGAAACCCAATGAAAATCTTTTTGAAGAAGTCAATGAAATGTGGCTTGAAAATGAGATCACTGCTTCGGAAAATATCCTGCAAAATCCGAAAATCAGGTACCTGGAATATAATGTGGCTATCAATGATGTTGAAAAGAGGCTACGGGCAAATAAACTTTTACCTAATATCAATCTAAGTTATAATTTTCTAACGGAGCAGCCCCAAGACTGGCAGCGCCTGAATACCGAAGATTACAAATTCGGATTTAAATTTAGTTTACCACTTTTTATGCGAAAAGAAAGGGGAGACCTTCAACTGGCAAAACTCGAGCTGGAAAGTTCTAATTATGAACTTATTAGTGCAAGGCAGGAAATACAGAATAAACTTCGATCGCTTCAGATGGAAATTAACTCCTTCAGAAATCAGGGTTTTAAAATAAAAGGGCTGGTAGCCGATTATGGCAAACTGGTAACTGCAGAACAGCGAAAATTTGAGTTGGGGGACAGTTCTCTGTTCCTTGTAAACAGTCGTGAAAATTCTTTTGTTTCAGCTAAACTGAAAGAAATATCAGTGATCGTAAAATATTTAAAAAGCCAGGCTGAACTTCAGAAGGTCACCGCCAATTTTTAA
- a CDS encoding HlyD family secretion protein, which produces MLNITKNSLHGKVDLRQYASGKKVFNDRNQKYFNRFLIIFGILLIIMLFLPWTQTVPGKGYVTTLTPEQRPQTIQSPIPGRIEKWFINEGDHVKKGDTILYISEIKNDYFDPQLVDRTGDQILAKKSSQNSYTSKIQFLNNQIVSLEQERKLKSDQAHNKLQQSQLKFQSDSIELEAAKTNLEIAQRQYERIKTLNEEGLKSTTDMENYRLKFQEAQAKKIAQQNKMLAAKNEIINAKIELNRVDAEYSEKISKAQSDRSSAESSMFQNQVDISKLETSYANYDKRRDLYYILAPQDGYINKAIKGGIGETFKEGEALVGIMPSNYELAVETYIDPINMPLLHLGEKVRVQFDGWPAIVFSGWPNSSYGTFGAEIVAIENFISSNGKYRVLLAPNEDDYQWPKEIKIGSGASTLALLEDVPIWYEIWRQLNGFPPNYYSAENAVNAKDQKK; this is translated from the coding sequence ATGCTGAATATTACCAAAAACAGCCTGCATGGTAAAGTAGATCTTAGACAGTATGCTTCCGGAAAAAAGGTGTTTAATGACAGAAATCAAAAATACTTTAACCGGTTCCTGATCATTTTTGGGATCCTTTTAATTATCATGCTCTTTTTGCCCTGGACGCAAACCGTGCCGGGCAAAGGTTATGTTACCACATTAACGCCTGAGCAGCGGCCACAAACTATTCAATCTCCCATTCCCGGGCGTATTGAGAAATGGTTTATCAATGAGGGAGATCACGTGAAAAAAGGCGATACCATTTTATATATCTCAGAAATTAAAAATGATTATTTCGACCCACAACTGGTTGACCGAACCGGAGATCAGATCCTTGCCAAAAAAAGTTCACAAAATTCTTATACCAGTAAAATTCAGTTTTTGAACAATCAGATTGTTTCACTTGAGCAGGAAAGAAAATTAAAGTCAGATCAGGCTCACAACAAATTACAGCAAAGTCAATTGAAATTTCAAAGTGATTCCATTGAACTTGAAGCTGCAAAAACCAATCTGGAAATTGCTCAAAGGCAATATGAAAGGATTAAAACCTTGAATGAAGAAGGCTTGAAATCAACCACCGATATGGAAAACTATCGCTTAAAATTTCAGGAAGCGCAGGCGAAAAAAATCGCGCAGCAAAATAAAATGCTGGCTGCGAAAAATGAGATCATCAACGCCAAAATTGAACTCAATCGTGTAGATGCCGAATACAGCGAAAAGATCTCCAAAGCGCAAAGCGACCGCTCTTCAGCCGAAAGTTCAATGTTCCAAAATCAGGTTGATATTAGTAAGCTCGAGACCTCTTATGCAAATTATGATAAGCGCAGAGACCTGTATTACATTCTTGCGCCGCAGGATGGCTACATTAATAAAGCGATCAAAGGTGGAATAGGAGAGACCTTCAAAGAGGGCGAAGCTCTGGTTGGGATCATGCCTTCTAATTATGAATTAGCGGTAGAAACTTATATAGACCCTATTAATATGCCATTGCTTCACCTGGGGGAAAAAGTGAGAGTGCAATTTGATGGCTGGCCGGCAATTGTGTTTAGCGGATGGCCAAATAGCTCTTACGGAACTTTTGGCGCGGAGATCGTGGCCATCGAGAATTTTATCAGCTCTAACGGGAAATACAGGGTTTTACTGGCTCCTAATGAGGATGATTATCAATGGCCAAAAGAGATAAAAATTGGTTCCGGCGCTTCCACGCTTGCTTTGCTGGAAGATGTTCCTATCTGGTATGAGATTTGGCGACAACTCAATGGTTTTCCGCCTAATTATTATTCTGCTGAAAATGCCGTAAATGCCAAAGATCAGAAAAAATGA
- a CDS encoding ubiquinol-cytochrome c reductase iron-sulfur subunit: MSCNCENDENKKKSRRSFLRKLSIGLGGLIGAAMSVPLIDAILEPVVGNRKKTWRKIGVSSDFKVGKMTHVRFRNASTYDWSKKIEESEAYLYRNRDNTLKAFKVNCSHLGCPVRWQEGSHMFLCPCHGGAFYSDGKRAAGPPNRPLYQYEVREENGIVELLTGRIPITNIDV; encoded by the coding sequence ATGAGCTGTAATTGCGAAAATGACGAGAATAAAAAGAAAAGCCGAAGGAGCTTTCTTCGGAAATTATCTATAGGGCTGGGCGGACTTATTGGCGCTGCAATGTCTGTTCCACTGATTGATGCAATTCTGGAACCTGTGGTAGGAAACAGAAAGAAAACCTGGAGAAAAATTGGAGTATCTTCTGATTTTAAAGTTGGTAAAATGACCCACGTAAGGTTTAGGAATGCCTCGACCTACGACTGGAGTAAAAAGATTGAAGAATCTGAAGCTTACCTCTATCGCAACAGGGATAATACTTTAAAAGCCTTTAAGGTAAACTGTTCCCATTTAGGATGTCCCGTAAGATGGCAGGAGGGATCTCATATGTTCCTTTGCCCTTGCCATGGCGGAGCTTTTTATTCAGATGGGAAGAGGGCAGCAGGACCTCCAAACCGTCCGCTTTACCAGTATGAAGTACGCGAAGAAAACGGGATTGTTGAACTTTTAACTGGCCGAATTCCAATTACAAATATCGACGTGTGA
- a CDS encoding CgeB family protein, protein MKYIVIGLSITSSWGNDHATTFRALLKELTALGNEVLFLEKDVPWYAGHRDMPNPDFCRLRLYETNEELKTRYANEVAKADAVIVGSFVPQGVEIGNWVIETARGVTAFYDLDTPVTLEKLRNENYEYINEELIKKYQLYLSFSGGRVLDYLEEHYDSPNAKALYCSVDTNLYFPEDHEKKWQMGYLGTYSDDRQASVEELLNETAKQKKDMKFIVAGPQYPEDIQWAENVERIDHLPPSEHRRFYNSQRYTLNITQQDMIRAGYSPTARLFEAAACGVPIISDFWNGIDSIFEINKEILIAGSSSDAIECFDSIDEEERKLIGQRARQKVLKYHTSRARAQQLESYVEEVMEKS, encoded by the coding sequence ATGAAATATATAGTTATTGGCTTATCGATAACTTCTTCCTGGGGAAATGACCACGCGACCACTTTTCGGGCGCTTTTGAAGGAATTGACTGCACTGGGAAATGAAGTCCTATTTTTGGAAAAAGATGTTCCCTGGTATGCCGGTCACCGTGATATGCCAAATCCTGATTTTTGCAGGCTTAGACTGTATGAAACCAATGAAGAACTAAAAACAAGGTATGCCAACGAAGTAGCAAAAGCCGATGCGGTGATCGTAGGATCTTTTGTTCCCCAAGGGGTTGAAATTGGAAATTGGGTGATAGAAACCGCCAGGGGAGTTACCGCATTTTACGACTTAGATACGCCGGTTACCCTGGAAAAGCTCAGGAATGAAAATTACGAATACATCAATGAAGAGCTAATAAAAAAATACCAGCTCTATTTATCTTTTTCCGGTGGAAGGGTTCTTGATTATCTGGAAGAGCATTATGATTCACCCAATGCTAAAGCCCTCTACTGTTCGGTCGATACTAATTTATATTTTCCTGAAGACCATGAAAAAAAATGGCAAATGGGCTATTTGGGGACCTACAGTGACGACCGGCAAGCATCAGTTGAAGAATTGCTTAACGAAACGGCAAAACAGAAGAAGGATATGAAATTTATCGTTGCCGGCCCGCAATATCCTGAAGATATTCAATGGGCTGAAAATGTGGAAAGAATTGATCATTTACCCCCTTCTGAACATCGCCGGTTCTATAACTCCCAAAGGTATACGCTAAATATTACGCAACAGGATATGATACGTGCCGGCTATTCTCCCACTGCACGTCTTTTTGAGGCTGCTGCCTGTGGAGTTCCTATTATTTCCGATTTCTGGAACGGCATAGACAGTATTTTTGAGATCAATAAAGAAATTTTAATAGCAGGTTCCTCCTCAGACGCTATTGAATGTTTCGATTCCATAGACGAGGAAGAAAGAAAATTAATCGGCCAACGGGCACGGCAAAAAGTCCTGAAATATCACACTTCCCGCGCGCGTGCACAACAACTGGAATCTTATGTTGAGGAGGTAATGGAAAAATCATAA
- a CDS encoding cytochrome b N-terminal domain-containing protein — translation MKKKLRKIWKWIDDRGGVTEALKPLLKHPVPPGTGWNYVWGSATLFCFIIQVITGIALAFMFQPSVDSAYQSLQYIEHKAFLGHFIRGLHNWGASGMVVLIGIHMIRVYLNAVYKYPREMNWLTGVVLFGTTITLAFTGQLMRWDSNGVWTAILAAEQMGRIPIIGDYIAYFFLGGTTLGGETFNRFFSLHVFVLPGIIAMLIVVHLYLVIRNGISEPPKAGRLVDPKTYRDWYENLLKEKGVPFFPDVMWRDVVFSFGLFIVLAGLAIWMGAPELSDPPDPTILEVEPHPDWYFEWIYATFATMNRNLEPYYLFFAPLIVAVVLLSVPFLWNKGERSPKRRPWAVGIVVFMSVAIISLTILGLRAPWVPKYDADPLVYTSIPGNSEKAAKGVEVMNKMKCLYCHKIGKHGGQSGPELKNVQNRMTRSQLIIRIVNGTDDMPGFGGSLKSDELDALVEYLMVKNKEKGLLPPPPKKKEIIKKQTHD, via the coding sequence GTGAAAAAGAAATTACGCAAAATATGGAAATGGATTGATGACCGTGGAGGAGTAACCGAAGCTCTTAAACCTCTTCTTAAACATCCGGTGCCACCGGGAACAGGATGGAATTATGTTTGGGGGAGTGCGACCTTGTTTTGTTTTATCATTCAGGTGATTACTGGTATCGCACTTGCCTTTATGTTTCAACCTTCGGTAGATTCAGCTTATCAATCATTACAATACATAGAACATAAGGCTTTTTTAGGACACTTTATCAGAGGATTACATAACTGGGGAGCTTCGGGAATGGTTGTCCTCATTGGTATCCATATGATTCGGGTTTACCTGAATGCTGTTTATAAATATCCGCGAGAAATGAACTGGCTCACAGGAGTGGTACTTTTTGGAACCACCATTACCCTCGCTTTTACCGGCCAGTTGATGAGGTGGGACAGCAATGGTGTCTGGACGGCCATTCTCGCCGCTGAGCAGATGGGAAGGATCCCGATTATTGGTGATTATATCGCTTATTTTTTCCTTGGAGGTACAACACTGGGAGGAGAAACTTTTAACCGGTTCTTTTCACTCCATGTTTTTGTGTTGCCGGGAATTATTGCCATGCTTATCGTGGTTCATCTTTATCTGGTAATCAGGAATGGAATTTCGGAACCGCCAAAAGCAGGAAGGCTGGTAGATCCAAAGACCTATCGTGACTGGTATGAAAATCTTTTAAAAGAGAAAGGAGTGCCTTTTTTTCCTGATGTGATGTGGCGGGATGTGGTTTTCAGCTTCGGACTTTTTATAGTGCTGGCCGGCCTTGCGATCTGGATGGGAGCACCCGAACTAAGCGATCCTCCCGATCCTACAATTCTTGAAGTAGAGCCGCATCCCGATTGGTATTTCGAATGGATCTATGCCACTTTCGCCACTATGAACAGGAATCTGGAACCATATTACTTATTCTTTGCACCTCTTATTGTGGCAGTAGTACTGCTTTCTGTTCCTTTTTTGTGGAATAAAGGGGAAAGGAGCCCTAAAAGAAGGCCATGGGCCGTGGGAATCGTAGTATTCATGTCTGTTGCCATTATTTCCCTAACCATATTAGGATTAAGGGCACCATGGGTTCCAAAATATGATGCAGATCCTCTTGTATACACTTCTATTCCAGGAAATAGCGAAAAAGCTGCGAAAGGAGTGGAGGTTATGAATAAGATGAAATGTCTCTATTGTCATAAAATAGGAAAACACGGCGGGCAAAGTGGTCCGGAGCTCAAAAATGTTCAAAATAGAATGACCAGATCGCAACTTATCATTCGTATTGTAAATGGTACAGACGATATGCCCGGATTTGGAGGTTCTTTAAAAAGTGATGAACTGGACGCGCTTGTTGAATATTTAATGGTGAAAAACAAAGAAAAAGGACTTTTGCCACCTCCACCTAAAAAGAAAGAAATAATAAAAAAACAAACTCATGATTAA